TGTAAATTCATGGAATGAACTTGTTCCAGGGCATATCCACCTCAACATCCTAAGTCAACATGTCAAGAGGGGTATCCTCGAGGCTCAGGGTACACCTATCGAGTTTAACACGATAGCCCTGTGTGACGGAATAGCTCAAGGCCATGAAGGTTTGAAGATGTCTCTACCGAGCAGGGAGTTGATAGCCGACTCGATAGAGGTTATGATTCAAGGACACCTCTTCGACGCCATGGTATGCCTTACCACATGCGACAAGATAAATCCAGGAATGTTAATGGCTGCCGCTAGACTGGATATTCCAACCATCATAGCTCCTGGTGGAGCGATGTATCCTGCATGTCCAACTTGGGGTTACTATAAGGGTCGGAAGATCACTGTCGGACAACTCTTCGAGGTTCCTGGGCTACTTCAAGCGGGGAAGATAACGGCTGAGGAGGCTGAGTATCTTGAGAATATCACGTTGACAGGTCCAGGGGCTTGTGGAGGTCTATACACGGCGACGACGACACAAGCCTTGATAGAGGCTCTTGGTATGACTCTACCATACATGGGGACGACACCTGCCTCAGACTCGGCGAAGACGAGGCTATGTCACGAGATAGGTAGGCAGATAATGAGATTGATAGAAGAGGATGTGAGGCCGAGCATGATAATGACTGAGGGGGCCTTCGAAAATGCCATCGCAGTAGATATGGCTTTAGGAGGCTCAACGAACACGATACTCCATCTCAAGGCTGTGGCGAATGAGCTTGGAATAGACCTGCCACTAGAACTATTTGACGAGATAAGTAGGAGAACACCGCACCTATGCAACATGTCCCCTGCTGGAGTGTACAAGATAGCTGACCTACATAATGCAGGGGGGATACCAGCCGTTATGAAGCAGCTCGGAGACCTGATAAAGAGGAATCTGCAAACAGTCAGCGGGAAGACGGTGGGTGAGATAGTCGATGAGGCGA
The nucleotide sequence above comes from Candidatus Bathyarchaeota archaeon. Encoded proteins:
- the ilvD gene encoding dihydroxy-acid dehydratase, with the protein product MRSREVIEGVDRCVHRALFKCSGFTDEDLSKPLVAVVNSWNELVPGHIHLNILSQHVKRGILEAQGTPIEFNTIALCDGIAQGHEGLKMSLPSRELIADSIEVMIQGHLFDAMVCLTTCDKINPGMLMAAARLDIPTIIAPGGAMYPACPTWGYYKGRKITVGQLFEVPGLLQAGKITAEEAEYLENITLTGPGACGGLYTATTTQALIEALGMTLPYMGTTPASDSAKTRLCHEIGRQIMRLIEEDVRPSMIMTEGAFENAIAVDMALGGSTNTILHLKAVANELGIDLPLELFDEISRRTPHLCNMSPAGVYKIADLHNAGGIPAVMKQLGDLIKRNLQTVSGKTVGEIVDEAKVYDTEVIRPRANPIHNEGGLAILRGSLAPNGAVLKIAAVTPKMWRFKGPAKVFNSEEEVTSALRNGLIGAGDFIIIRYEGPKGGPGMREMLMATAMISGMGLGESVALATDGRFSGATRGPCIGHVSPEAMEGGPIAIVQNGDLISMDIEKRRLDLEVPKDEVERRLRSWKPPETKVRKGYLRRYCQLVTSADKGAVFKKL